The following nucleotide sequence is from Apium graveolens cultivar Ventura chromosome 4, ASM990537v1, whole genome shotgun sequence.
tcagtgaacttattctataataagcacctacatactagctatagtgtcaccacataaatgtctatgagaacagacatccttcataatgaagcaagcatagtatgtaccgatctttgcggattattaattaccagttagtaatcctatgaccaggaactatttaagtttagagttatcatctttttaggtctcactattatgatctcatcataatccataaaaagctttactctaaactatggtatatcttatttaaacacttaaatagataaagcccgtaataaaaacaaaacaagtctttattaatatcaatgaaatcaaaacagattacagaaaagttattcctaagtcctaatacatgattggacttaggacatattcctttcaaaattttcggctgaaaattttcccataaaatattattattattaaccctttaattgattattcttattaaccaattaactaataattaaaacaccttttaatcattaatcccttttctaaacactttagaaaaataattttctcacttgatttaatttccaaaaattaaattcttaattaataatattaagaacttttcttaattaatttataattaattaaatctcatttaatcaattattaaatttgctaattaattatttatttcataaataaataattactagacattattaattaatttctccaccattaaatcattttcttttatggtgtgaccctgtaggttcaatattaagccggtagtagaaataaataataataaaactattttatcattatttatataaattctctaattcattaaatatgattaattaataaattaattatatttattctacctcgtgagggatacttctcagcatatcgcgactatccggataatacgaattcactgcttagaataccaagaacctattcagtgaatagttaccgtacaattaattccttctatcctgcaatgtcatgattaaatacaaggcatggaactcgtgtcaagcctatcttatttaatcatatgctttcccattcactatgcttagttctaattaatgttaattagaaactcctttctaacttcattcactctggtcagagattcctgaactagcataagtggatcagcattgaacattttATTCCTTCAcaggaaggggtagatcctttattgatcatacactatcttcgtgtacaaattcctacacccagtagagcccttattattgtccatggagactaagaactaaaccaaagtatagttcagtgtacacaagatgactatgatgacctcaagtctagggatacttgtacaactatcactatgtgaacatttgctgacacgtgagtgaactccatcagttgttcagctgtgtgagtcatgttcagtgaacttattctataataagcacctacatactagctatagtgtcaccacacaaatgtctatgagaacagacatccttcataatgaagcaagcatagtatgtaccgatctttgtggattactaattaccagttagtaatcctacgaccaggaactatttaagatcagagttatcatcttttaggtctcattattatgatctcatcataatccataaaattttttactctaaactatggtatatcttatttaaacacttaaatagataaagcccgcaataaaaccaaaacaagtcttttattaatatcaatgaaatcaaaacaaattacataaaagttattcctaaatcatcatacatgattggacttaggacacatctctttcaatgcctttgtcactctttcctttcttgcagtcaggagatatgtggcctctttcaccacaattgtagcatttggcttttgagttgtctcctctgtcagactttgcacttttgccttcatactttctaaaccctttcttatcagtacttccatttttcttgaaaaacttctttccccttttgaatttcctgtaggctatctttgtaatacccttcatcataagagcacacaatttcatcatctcttcatcaacatctatttcaagtaaactttcagtttctgaatcatcatcatcagatcttgatgattctgaatcagactttatgatgagagcttttcctttgcctttatttgagacaaccactttgaggaattcctcatcagccttaagagcaactgtccttgactttctcccatgtctcttgcttctttgatccatctcaagttcataagacttgagcataccataaatttcatcaagagtagtttcatcaaaagcatagttgtctcttataatagtagccttcaaatcccaactttcaggaaaagctaaaaagaattttagatttgaatcttcaagatcatattcattgtccaccagtgacagatcattcaagagtttgacaatcctgtcatataagtcagttaatgactcatcactttttgagtcaaagtgctcatactcttgagtgagtatagttctcctgttcttcttgattgcatcagttccctggcatcttttctccaaagcatcccatatctcctttgcaatcttgcaatgaattaccctgtttgacatgacattatcaatggcactatgcagcaaatgtcttacctttgcatccttggcaatggatgagatatcttcagctgtatactcacttttctcctttggtatggtctttgttggctgatctgcaactacaacaaagagcttggttggcttatgcggtccatcattaattctgtcaaggtattctggatctgtaacttccagaaacatagccatcttcacattccatatggggtactcaaagggtctcagtatgggaaccctaatagtctcatatcgactgtggatttgagtcttttgagtttcttcagttttggcgggcttggttggattttctgcttcttcaaacatgattgttttggatctttactgtatgtgtgttaacagataggctctgataccccttgttaggtcacacaacactgtagaaggggttgaatatagtgtagaatataatcaaatcgatttcgaacataagtaatagtaaacagatatatttgatataataaactctgttacaatggaactgttatctctcagtgatgaacaaatatcacgagagctgctaggttacaatatatgatcttctcgataatgatgacacatatagtgtaaacctatgtctgtgtttatatagtacacagttacaagataacttctaattgatatgtaatataattatatctcctaaaatatatcaatcagatatcttatacaattctttcagtcctctaactctttccatgcatatcttctttttgtattagtctcgatcttctttcctgtaaatcagcttccttccttaactgttagtcctcccgtatttaagttctgatatccatcttctgatatttatcttctgataatctaagtcctgatatccttaagttctgacctccagtaagtactgattccagtaagtactgatatttcctatttgttaagatctgaaaactaaacatgaaacatattagacatgatatctcaaatatatctaacaatggtcattcttgagaatctggatatgtaatggattggccatccttataaacaacatcattttctttttccaaagtgtatagttcactctatcaaaggctggtatctagatactgcttatcttttgtgcactcatacttccaagatctttatccGTTTCCTTTCAGaatttgctctgataccacttgttagctATTGAGTACAACATAGGGGGCGGTggatgtgttttcttgatttttagcctttttgaAGTTATATTATTGAtgtgtgaacaaagcagtttaatttgtagagatattatGTTAGAAGAATTAAAACAAAAATCACAgcaaacacaatatttcaaaagtcacttaatttgtattaattaagtttgtcttgctacaaattctaagttctttaaaataaaagaactcagcttcttccttgagagaataaaagaaaatctaaaattGTTTGATACATCTAAACCAAGGACCAATGCTtgctttatacactagcatcATGGATTTACAAAACTTgtactaaaatgtactaaactcttttctaaagcaacatttttctatttccatttctagcttagcaaatatgtgcagaatcttgcaggtatgtgaccatcctttgtctagttaatcttggcccttgatcttgtattctccctatctactttatagacttttcaatctagttgacAGGTCgtttattgactgataatcttggatcttttatttgcattctgtatttgagaggcatgtcgagatcttcagtttgttctataaagaagtgacatctcgataagtataatgacttatcgagatctctgagctctctataggtatatttgacttatcgaggtctcttgATATTTACAtgctaattgacttatcgatatgtctgagatcactacatgtagaattgacttgtcgatatctcggagatctctatatacattttgacttgtcgatatctctgagatctctaatgatattttgacttgtcgatatctccaatcttcacatcttcattttgacttgtcgatatctatgagttctctacatgcataaatgacttgtcgatatctccaatcttcatatcttcatttgacttgtcgatatttctgagacttctctataagccattttggacttatcgataagtcattctggagttctcgaatgacttctctatatttcttgatctgtgacttgtcaatatcttgacttaaaacatttgtcataaaacagatttattcaactccaagcttctgtATCATTTCTTTGAGGCGTGATATAACTTGATCtttttccagagtttattcccTTAGCTTgaactgtttacagaaaaatactccagtctaatcttctaaccattttacaaATTCAAGTAATACATTACAAAATACAAAGTtaattatcaaacaactaaatcttgGGCTGTCAaattgacttagtcttgttattgtataggcatgtcttgcgcAACAATAGTTTTATTCTAAAGTATTCAGGAACACGGATTTACAGCACAACTGAtttgatttttaataaaaagatcaagtaagttttgataattatttttctCTGTTTTCTATAACTGATTAATTATTGCTACAAATTTCATACATCCCGTTGAGTTCCAAACCAAAAACACTTAGCTTGATTTTCTTGAAAGCATTTTACAAATTTCAAAAGGAAAATCAAGaaacacacattcacccccttgTGTGCAtttcatatctaacaagtggtatcatagcaaaatctgaaagtaaacagattataTCTTGGAAATATGAGTGCACAAAAACTTAGAATTATCAAGATCCCTGTCTTTGACAAAGgaaactacactttatggaaaaagaagatgatttTGTCATTCATGATGGCTCATCCACTGTATCTTGAAATCCTCAAGTATGGACCCTTCAATCCTATGATAAAGGTACCTGAAGCAACCGAAGGTGATGTAGTCATTCTTGGTCTTTATGCTCCTAATTCCTAAAGATGCATCTACATACACTGAACcagaaaaggagaaagtttcacTTAACAGTGGCTTGCAACTCATCCTAATTGAATCtcttgataatgtcatgtataaTAACATTATTAACTGCGAGTCATCCAAGCAAATATGAGAGAAGATCGAGATCATGTGTGAAGGTACTGAGAAAGTAAGGTCAAACCAGCGAAGAATTATGATATCACAATATGAATGTTTTATGGCCAAACATAAAGAAGGCATAACTGaggtttttgaaaggttcaacaaactgataaatgacttgcaggTACATGACAAAttctatgaagctgaggaggtcaATCTGAAATCCTTGCTCACTCTTCCTGgccatttggaacaaaagatctctgcaataaGAGAAGAAAGAGATCAAGGGGAAATAACTttggaggttttatatggtattcttaaaacctatgaactagagatgatgCAGAGAAAATCATTAAAGTTGaatcaaggacatgttgtggacGTGTCAAGTGCCTTGATAGCTAATGATCATAAAATaattgaaaatgaaaatgaatcTCAGATTTAAGTTGTGCAACCCGTTGAGCTGAAGAACAAAGAACCTAAaaacaagtcattctggagttgGAAGAGGATACGTATTACACTTTTGATGAGTTGGATGAAATGGATCAGTCTATGGCCTACCTGGCAAGGAAGTTCTCAAACATAAGAGTTAAGAAGACCATGTATTTCAAGGGTAAAGGTCAATCATCCTACAACAACTGGAAGGAAAAAACTCAGATAAATACAATTGGCAAAGGTGTTTATGAGTCAGGATCTGTGGACATATCCAAGATTAGATGTTATAATTGTGATGAGTTTAGCCACTTTGCCACGTAATTCCGAAAGCAAAAGAAGGTAAAGAAAGATAAGGCATACTTGGAGCTTGAGGCTAAGTATAAAGcacttctgaagaaacaacaggGAAAAGTTTATATTGTTGAAGGAAAGAATTGGGATGACACAAATGATGAAGATGACAATGAAGAATATAGAAACTATACTCTCATGGTCTTAGAGGAAGGAGAATCATCTACATCAAAGTCTGGGGTACCTATCCTAACCACCATTGACTTGAATGCCTTACAATATaaagaaattgttgaaaaaatgAGTATGAAAAGATTttacattcacacaagcatggtgatgACTGCTGCCACTGAGAAAATGAATAGATTATCAAAAGTGAATGAGAAATTGAAAATTGAGAAATAAGAACTAGAAAGTAGAACGGGGGCTCATGAGCCTAGAATCAATTAGGCAAGAAAATAAATATCTTAAAAACTAAATATGTACATTTGGTaacaaattatttatttttttgaataattgGTAACAAATTACTTACTTGGTTAAAGAAAAAAGGAAAATCTCGAGATGGATAATACCACACCAAGCATAGTTTGCGTCGTTAAGCACTCCAAGCAGGTAGTAGGGTATCCAAATACAAAATACAATCAAATAAACGCGTGATCCAGATtaatatacatacatacaaaAACCCCCAACCAACCGCATACAATAATATCCCTTTCTTTCTCCCGAGGCGTTTTCGAGTGTACGTATATCTACTGTTTATCTTTCTCATCTCATGTTTAACACTGTTTTTATTCTTTTCCTTTAATTAATTATCTCGATTCTGTGTTTCTCTCTGTgctgtttattttatttttatgtaTTTAAATGTTTTGTTTGTTTGATTTCCTCTTCAATTCACACCCATATTGCTGTGGCGTAAATGTTTTTTCATTTCTTTACCCTGACATTTATTCcccatttatttattttttatatctAGCCCTAGGTCTTTTTAATGACACTGTTACATGATAGATGATACATACTGTTTTTGTTGTTGATCGATAATTATTGGACTCGGATATTAGTGAATATTAGATTTTCACTCTACTGCATATTTTTTGCTGTGTATACGGTTATGTACTTTGTACACGTAAATTGTTATTTGGAATTGTGCGTTTTACTTGATTGATTGATTGCTGTTGGTgttattttaagctagaagggaTAATGTTGAAGGTTATTTTAAGGTGGTGTTGTGTTGTGTAGGTTCTAGCTATGGGTCAAGCCTTAGGTTGTGTTCAGGTAGGGCAGTCCACTGTTGCTGTGAAGGAACGTTTCGGTAAGTTTGAGGATGTGCTGGACCCTGGTTGTCATTGCTTACCTTGGTGTTTAGGTTACCAAGTTGCAGGTGAACTGTCCTTGCGTGTGCAGCAACTTAATGTTCGTTGTGAAACCAAGACCAAGGTCtgaaactcacttaatttttctTGCCTCTTTATTTAAGTGTGTTGTGTACATTTTCCTTGCTCCATTCAGTAATTATTCTGCAATTCTGAATGTTGCTGTGTTTATTCAATTGCTTGCAACCGTTTGAATGTTTAATGTTTTTTTTATATGTTCCAATCATAATCTTAATTGACCTCACATATTTCTTTTGAATTGTCTTCGCACTTGTATATCATATTATGTTGGCTTCATCTGTTAACATCTTTACAGGATAATGTCTTTGTCACTGTGGTTGCTTCTATTCAATATCGTGCTTTGGCAGAGAAAGCATCTGATGCCTACTATAAGCTTTCAAACACTACATCACAGATCCAAGCTTATGTGTTTGACGGTATGATGTTTATGTTACCATAAATATCAGTTTTTGCTCAAGGgaaactgattttttttaatgTTTGAAGTTAGTCGAATTCGTACATTGTTTATGTAAGAACTCAAAGCCCTGGAAACATTTAACACAGATTTTCTGTATAGTACAAGAATCTTGTATTGAGCCACGTGCTACTATGCTTTCGACATATTGTTGCTGGGTCATTCTTTCTTTTTTATCTTCCTGAGTTAGTATGTTGGGAAGTGTTATCATCCCATTCTTCCGTCTCCCTGTACTTCTAATGTAACTGTAACAGGAGTCTTCAATGTAGTAGATTTGGACCCTGCCTTTATGAAGATGCTATACAGCAATATATCCTATTTTACAATATCGAATACAACCATGTTTTATATGTCTTTTGTACATTCATATTTCAGTGATTAGGTCTAGTGTCCCGAAGCTATTATTGGATTCCGCCTTCGAACAGAAGAATGATATTGCTAAGGCTGTGGAAGAAGAACTAGAGAAGGTATATTTATATATTTGATCTAAAGAGCAATACTATTACTTCCAGTGTCGTGGAAGACATTCTATTTCTATCTCTGTGAATCACCTATATTACTTTTCTCTTACATTTCATAGGCGATGTCTGGTTATGGCTTTGAAATAGTTCAAACCCTTATTGTGGACATAGAACCAGATGCTCAAGTAAAGAGGGCCATGAATGAGATAAATGCAGGTGAAATACAATTCTTTGTGTGTTTGTTTTATACCTAATCTCTAATATATGCATAGTAGGATTTTTATTTTGGGCTTATATGCTACAAAGTATTACACATACATATCATTGCTTTTCATAGTACTTTCAGACTTCAGTACATAGAATGTGCAGCATGCCAGCATCTCATGCTTTTCTCCCTATCTGTTATAATTTAACTTGCTTATGCTTTCAGTGTATAACTTATTCTTTGTAAGTGTTTGCGAATTCGACATTCTTATTATTGTACGTAAATTTTTAGCTGTCTTCCTTTATATTTCTCCTAAAGTTTGCTGTTTTCCGATCACAGCTTCTAGAATGAGGCTTGCTGCAAGTGAAAAGGCTGAAGCAGATAAGATACTGCAAATCAAGAGAGCTGAAGGTGAAGCTGAATCCAAATACCTGTCAGGTCTTGGCATTGCTCGACAGAGACAGGCAATCGTGGATGGCTTACGTGACAGTGTTCTTGCCTTCTCCGAGAATGTTCCTGGGACTTCAGCTAAGGATGTTATGGACATGGTGCTGGTGACACAATACTTTGATACCATGAAGGAAATTGGAGCATCCTCAAAGTCATCTGCTGTTTTTGTTCCACATGGACCTGGTGCAGTGAAAGACATAGCCTCACAGATCAGGGAGGGTCTTCTGCAAGGCAATGCTGCTCAGTAGTGATAAAGTTTCTAAAAATATCGTACGACACTGAGATTGGTCATTTATCCTTTTACATATTATGCCATAAGTACACTTTGAACTGCTTGATAGAAGAATAGCGCGCAGCCAGCACTTGCTGGACCATGGTGATCTAGATGATTATAGTGTGAATATGTTTGGCAACTCGGCAACATAAATCTACGATCTTTTGAAGTTTAAAGTTGCTCCCCCATATATAATTTATTGTTGTCAGTTGTCGATGGACTAGCATTTCTCACATATTTAAGTGCTTGTGATATGTTTAATTATCGGTATGAGCTAGTATAACCATAAGGCCTGTGTTGTCTTGGAAATAGTTTAAGTTGGGAGGATAAGTTAGGTTATACGGTTATATGCAAATATAATTTAAACAGATTTCAAACTTTTGCACTGCATTCATAATATTTGTTATGACTTTAGAATCAAGGATTAATGTTACAATAACAAAGGAGAGTTTTGTGTAGTAAGTCTTCGTACAAAATAACTAATGATGATGAATTCTTTTTCAAGTTACAAGGTACTTGTGTGAAGCAAGTGTAATCGAGGAGTTCTATATGTTTGCTGGTGAACCAGGGTGATTAATCAAATCCTAATGGCGCGCAATTTTAGTTCATGTTAGTCACTTCCGGCTAAGTCTGGTGCCTGGGCTGTGTGCATAGAACTATTATCTTGGAGGTGGCGAAATCTGCTAACTTCTGACTTTTGTCAGTTGTCATGACTACATTGACGATTTGTCGGTGATGGCCTGTCAGTCTGtctatttttattagattttattcttgttaaaaatttataaatactCCCGGCATCTCCAACCACGTTAGGTATAATAAAATagttaaaataaatataaagtaATAAATAGCTACATTATAGAGAGAAAAAAATTTGTTTTGTCTCCGATGATGTCATTTATAGTTATTGGCTATATAGTAAAAtgtaaattttattattattaatttaggGCAAGTTGTGAGATAACAATATAAGAGATATTTAATCTGAGTTAAATATGGTAAGATAATGAAATGGTGCATTAAAAAAATTGTAGTGGTTCGACAAAATATAACCAATCAATCTagattatataaaaatattttagcTAAGGGCATATATGGTTGGAGATAATCATTATACAaattgattatatatatatatatacatatataatatatcatattttAGAAACATGAGTGATTTCATTTAACCCCAGGTTTCATAGACAGTCTACTCGATATTAGACAATCTGCGCAAACAATCAGTATTTATTGTGAAGCAAAGATGTAAAAAATTTGTAATATCCTGAAATTGAATTTGGCAACGAAGGCAAGAATATTTCAGCTTATTGCATAATCTGGCATAATAATGGCCATAAACTTAGGACAAGTATGTCCTCCCCTGAACTGAAAAAATAACAGGTTAATCTCAAAGTACAATCTACAAATAAAAAATACTAGACAGTGATTAGCCATGTAAATAAATTTGATTCTTAGAGAAAGTACATAAAATTATTATGGCTCAGTACTAGAACTGAAAACCGATAAAGTACCGACTCTAGCAAAATGAATGTCTAAAAGAAACCGTGTTCTCTCACATCACATCCCATGTTACACCTTCATGAATAGCCTCTCAAGGCTTGAGAGCCAAAGCCAACCCAAACTTTGGATTCTTATCGACAGCCTTGGGATCATATTCACCGGATAAGGTCAAAATGGACCTTGGTCGCCACTCGTGCTGAATAAGGGCATTTGTCTTGCCATTGTTGTTAATACGTGCCTTCACTGTAGTCAGAGGATCCAATGCGTGTTGAGTGCCCATAGCTATGGTGTTCTCATTGCTTGAAAACTTGTGAGTCACTTCAGCACCAACTGCTGTATTGGTCAGGAGGTTCACTGTATGATAGTAGGACGCACTCAAGGTGTCACCTTTGTCGTTCCTGCATGAACATTACAAGGTTCCATAGTCAGATCATCCACCTAGTCACTACCAAGTGGCAACTACCTAAGCGCACATTATCCATGCAATAACTTATTAATATCAATTTCTCCCAACTACAAAGGTATAATTATTACTAAAGATTAACGACCCTAGAATTGGATATAACTGCACTTGTGACATGCAAAGAATTAAATCAGATCAAAATTTTGTAATGTATTTGAACGACAATTACAATCTATAAACACAGCTGAAATTCGAAATGTATTTGCATAACAATCACAATCACAGGGAACTGCACAGCAATTTTAATATTTAAGATACATGCCTAACCCATTGCCTCTCAATGAACCACATTTATATACAATTATAAAAAGGACAACACAACTTGATACTTTATTCTTGTTGTCAAATAATACACTTACAGGGTCAACGAACCAGTCAGGTCTGCATGAGAAAAGCCAAATCCAGCATTGC
It contains:
- the LOC141718120 gene encoding hypersensitive-induced response protein 2 — its product is MGQALGCVQVGQSTVAVKERFGKFEDVLDPGCHCLPWCLGYQVAGELSLRVQQLNVRCETKTKDNVFVTVVASIQYRALAEKASDAYYKLSNTTSQIQAYVFDVIRSSVPKLLLDSAFEQKNDIAKAVEEELEKAMSGYGFEIVQTLIVDIEPDAQVKRAMNEINAASRMRLAASEKAEADKILQIKRAEGEAESKYLSGLGIARQRQAIVDGLRDSVLAFSENVPGTSAKDVMDMVLVTQYFDTMKEIGASSKSSAVFVPHGPGAVKDIASQIREGLLQGNAAQ